GGTGGCCCCCTATCACGCCCACCGGCCCCATCGCAACGCACCACGCGCCGGGGCCTTTTCCCACCCCGGGCCGCCCGTTATCGCGGACGTAAGCCGGTGCTCCGCGCCCCCTTGGGAGGGCGCCCTCCGGGGCCCGCCCGTCCGGCGGCTCAGGAGCCGGACGCCACCGGGCAGTCCGTCCTGGGCAGCCACACGATGAAGCGGGTGCCGTCCGCCGCCCCCGACTCCACGGAGATGCGCCCGCCGTGCGCCAGGGCGATCTGCCGGACGATGAAGAGCGACAGGCCCAGGCCGTCGTCCGCGGCGCAGACCGCGCGGTGCTTGAAGGGCTCGAAGAGGGTGCCCTGGTACTCCGGCGGCACCCGGCAGTCCGGGTCATGCACCTGGACCGTGATGCCATCCCACCGGCCCTGAAGTTGGAGCACCACGGATGACGTCACCGGCCCGTGGTGCAGGGCGTTGCCCACGAGCGAATCCATCAGCTGGGTGAGCCGCTCCGCGTCCCAGGTGCCCTGGAGGTCGCCGCCGGTGACGAGCCGCAGGTCGCGGCCCGGGTGGGCCTGGCGTCGGTCCGCCACCACGCGCTCCGCCAGCTGTCCCAGGTGGACGGAGGTGGCCTGCACGGGCAGCCCGCCGGACAGCCGGGCGCGGGTGAAGTCCAGCAGCTGGCGGATCAACCGCTCCACCCGCCGCACGCCCTGGCCCACCCGCCCCACCTGCTCCGTCAGGGACTCCGGAATCGCCGGGGCGTGCTGGAGGGCGAGCACGTCGAAGTGGAGCCGCTGGAGCGGGGCCTTGAAGCCGTCGCCCGCCGCGTCCAGGAACTGCTCGCGGAAGTGCTCCATGCGCGTCAGGCGCTCCTCGGAGGCCTTGCGGATGCTCACGTCCCACACCGCGCCCAGCCGGACCGCGCGGCCCTGATAGGTGGCCGGACGGCCCATCACCTCCACCGGGATGCGGCGCCCGTCGCGGTGGAGGACCGCCAGCTCGTACGGGGCCTCCACGCCGCGGTCCATCACGTCGCGGGCGGGGGCGCGGAACTCCGGCGCCACCCACTCCAGGATGTTCCGGCCGATCATCTCCGCCGTCTCGTAGTAGCCCAGGAGGCGCCCCAGGCCGGGGCTTATCTCCAGGAACTGCCCGCGGTCGTGGAAGAAGTACCCGTCACAGGAGATCTCCACGATGGAGCGCATGTGCTCCTCGCTCGCGCGCAGCGCCGCCTCCTCGCGAAGGCGCGAGGAGTTGTCGCGCAGCAGCAGCAGCACGCCCGCCCCTAAAGACGCCGGCAGCGCGCTCACCGTGAGGTGGCGCAGCGTGCCCACCTCGCCGAAGCGGCCCGACACCAGCTCCTCCGCCACCCGCTCGCCGGACTGCGCCCGCGCGAGCAGCGGCGACAGCGGCGGCGCCAGCCCCGGCCACGCCTCCGCCAGGAAGCGCCCCACGCACAGCGGCGACGGCCGGCCGCACAGCGACGCCAGCAGGTCGTTCATCCACAGGAAGCGGGAGTCCACGTCCAGCAGCGCCACCCCCCAACCCGGCGCGTTGAGCAACGCGCCCAGGAAGGGCAGGGTCTCCTCGGGAACCCCCGGGGTCGGAAGGGCTCCGGGAAGCCGTTGGAACACAGGCTGCGGCATGGGCGGGTCGTCTCGAAAAACGCGGGCTTGTCCGCGTTAGTGAGAAGTATACCCATTCCCGGAGCCGACGGGAAATACAGGTTTGACTAGGACTACGGGGCAACCCCGCCAACCCGGGACGTGGGCCGTACCGGGAGTGACAGCCGGCTACTTCAGCTGGCGGCGCATCTCTTCCAGCTGGGTGCGCAGGGTGCCGTCGTAGAGGGTGCCGCCGACCTGGGCGGACACGCCGCCGAGGAGGGCCGGGTCCACGCGGGTCTCCAGCACGACGTTGCGCTGGGTGAGCTGCTGGAGGGACTGCTGGAGGCGGGTGACGGCGTCGGGCGTGAGCGGGACGGCGCTGGTGACCTGACCCCGGACGCGGCCCGCGCGGGCATCCGCCATGTCGCGGTAGAGCCGGGCGATGTCGGGCAGGTAGCTCAGGCGGTTGCGGTCCACCAGCAGGCGCAGCGCGTTGGCCAGCGCGGGCTCCGCGGTGACGGGCAGCGACTGGAGGACGGCCTCCACCACGCGGCTGCGCTGGGCGCGGCTGTAGGCGGGGTTGAGCAGCACGTCCGAAAGCTCGGGGCTCTTA
This Corallococcus silvisoli DNA region includes the following protein-coding sequences:
- a CDS encoding PAS domain-containing sensor histidine kinase: MPQPVFQRLPGALPTPGVPEETLPFLGALLNAPGWGVALLDVDSRFLWMNDLLASLCGRPSPLCVGRFLAEAWPGLAPPLSPLLARAQSGERVAEELVSGRFGEVGTLRHLTVSALPASLGAGVLLLLRDNSSRLREEAALRASEEHMRSIVEISCDGYFFHDRGQFLEISPGLGRLLGYYETAEMIGRNILEWVAPEFRAPARDVMDRGVEAPYELAVLHRDGRRIPVEVMGRPATYQGRAVRLGAVWDVSIRKASEERLTRMEHFREQFLDAAGDGFKAPLQRLHFDVLALQHAPAIPESLTEQVGRVGQGVRRVERLIRQLLDFTRARLSGGLPVQATSVHLGQLAERVVADRRQAHPGRDLRLVTGGDLQGTWDAERLTQLMDSLVGNALHHGPVTSSVVLQLQGRWDGITVQVHDPDCRVPPEYQGTLFEPFKHRAVCAADDGLGLSLFIVRQIALAHGGRISVESGAADGTRFIVWLPRTDCPVASGS
- the atpH gene encoding ATP synthase F1 subunit delta; translated protein: MVNVSIARRYARAILDVAAEGNRTDVVAEQLNAFADVVGKSPELSDVLLNPAYSRAQRSRVVEAVLQSLPVTAEPALANALRLLVDRNRLSYLPDIARLYRDMADARAGRVRGQVTSAVPLTPDAVTRLQQSLQQLTQRNVVLETRVDPALLGGVSAQVGGTLYDGTLRTQLEEMRRQLK